A genomic region of Fodinisporobacter ferrooxydans contains the following coding sequences:
- a CDS encoding pyridoxal phosphate-dependent aminotransferase, producing the protein MLIQAADRLQRLPLQFFSNLVAKANEYVRQGYDVINLGQGNPDLPTPPHIVEALREAVLDPATHRYPPFSGMYELKVAMADWYKRYHQVDLDPETEVAILFGGKTGLVEISQCLLNAGDICLVPDPGYPDYWSGVALAGARMVMMPLRREHDFLPDYSALSPEDVRKAKLMFLNYPNNPIGAVANETFFADTVQFAQKHEIVVAHDFAYGAIGFDGVRPVSFLSTPGAKEVGVEFYTMSKTYNMAGWRLGFCVGNAEVIRLINLIQDHYYVSVFSAVQRAAVVALTSSQECVDELVRTYENRRNLWIQGLREHGFDCIVPGGSFFTWLPVPKGYSSMDFANRVLEEAHVVIAPGVGFGEYGEGYVRIGMLAEEQRLQEAMKRMGRLNM; encoded by the coding sequence ATGCTAATACAAGCTGCTGACCGTTTACAACGCCTTCCTTTGCAGTTTTTTTCAAATTTGGTCGCGAAAGCAAACGAATATGTCCGGCAGGGATATGATGTGATCAACCTCGGTCAGGGCAATCCGGATCTCCCTACGCCGCCTCATATAGTCGAAGCGTTACGGGAAGCAGTGTTAGACCCGGCAACGCATCGCTATCCTCCATTTTCCGGAATGTACGAATTGAAAGTTGCCATGGCCGATTGGTACAAGCGATATCATCAGGTGGATTTGGATCCAGAGACGGAAGTAGCGATTTTATTTGGCGGCAAGACCGGACTTGTAGAGATCAGCCAGTGTCTCTTGAATGCCGGCGATATTTGTCTGGTGCCTGATCCGGGCTACCCGGATTATTGGTCTGGCGTCGCATTGGCGGGTGCACGCATGGTGATGATGCCCCTAAGAAGGGAACATGATTTTTTGCCTGACTATTCCGCGTTATCCCCTGAAGATGTTAGAAAAGCCAAACTGATGTTCCTGAATTATCCGAATAATCCAATCGGTGCTGTGGCTAATGAAACGTTTTTTGCGGATACGGTTCAATTTGCGCAGAAGCATGAAATTGTTGTTGCACATGATTTTGCTTATGGAGCGATCGGGTTTGACGGTGTAAGGCCGGTCAGCTTCTTGTCGACACCTGGCGCCAAAGAAGTGGGCGTGGAGTTTTATACGATGTCCAAAACTTACAATATGGCAGGGTGGAGATTGGGCTTCTGTGTGGGAAATGCAGAGGTCATTCGCTTGATCAACCTCATTCAGGATCATTATTATGTCAGTGTGTTTTCGGCGGTTCAGCGAGCGGCTGTCGTCGCTCTGACGAGTTCCCAAGAGTGTGTGGATGAATTGGTGCGTACATATGAGAATCGGAGAAATCTATGGATTCAAGGATTGCGGGAGCATGGATTCGATTGCATTGTACCCGGCGGTTCCTTTTTTACCTGGCTGCCTGTACCCAAAGGGTATTCTTCCATGGATTTTGCCAATCGGGTATTGGAAGAAGCGCATGTAGTCATCGCACCCGGCGTTGGATTTGGAGAATATGGGGAAGGATATGTACGGATTGGAATGTTGGCCGAAGAACAGCGGCTGCAAGAAGCGATGAAACGAATGGGACGGTTGAATATGTAA
- a CDS encoding DGQHR domain-containing protein, translating into MAYTLAIENVTCYKDKGRIVYRGEFFSSDIEKLTVIKRFDDPKGGYQRPRKESKCKDYARYLQDPLGFVTPVLLNAQGNWKFTAYDRLKPNFGRLVTNGRASVIDGQHRLGGLELHFKETSVTLNVPFVAFHMLDLNEEMELFDTINSKAEGLKKALLTYLEASKNEMSQLAVDLATHQDSPFYGYVSLTGIRSKQMQTNLDTLQRAMVAIFDKGKISSLTYDEKLLSAKSFFRSIAKVWKNEWNDYKNYKLRHVLGLFALSYVAKDVLNDCFNYDTRKLDEGAVYELIWNMKDFDWSKQGSLQTISGYAGSNYIAKDLLEKAYTAKQM; encoded by the coding sequence ATGGCTTACACTTTAGCGATCGAAAATGTCACGTGTTACAAAGATAAGGGGCGAATTGTCTATCGGGGAGAGTTTTTTAGTTCGGATATAGAAAAACTGACCGTGATTAAACGGTTTGATGATCCGAAAGGCGGATATCAACGTCCTCGCAAAGAATCAAAATGCAAAGATTATGCCAGATATCTTCAGGATCCGCTTGGCTTTGTTACACCGGTCTTATTGAATGCTCAAGGAAACTGGAAATTCACCGCTTATGATCGACTCAAACCTAATTTTGGCCGACTTGTGACAAATGGCCGCGCCTCCGTGATTGATGGCCAGCATCGTTTAGGCGGACTTGAACTCCACTTTAAAGAAACAAGCGTCACGCTCAATGTACCGTTCGTCGCCTTCCATATGCTTGATTTGAATGAAGAGATGGAATTGTTCGATACGATTAACAGTAAGGCGGAAGGATTAAAAAAAGCGTTGCTCACGTATCTTGAAGCATCAAAAAATGAAATGTCTCAGCTTGCTGTCGATTTAGCCACACATCAGGACTCTCCATTTTACGGGTATGTCTCTCTGACGGGCATTCGTTCCAAACAGATGCAAACGAATCTTGATACGCTGCAAAGAGCAATGGTGGCTATTTTCGATAAAGGAAAAATTTCCAGCCTTACATATGATGAAAAGTTGCTTAGCGCAAAATCCTTCTTTCGCTCAATCGCCAAGGTTTGGAAGAACGAATGGAATGACTACAAAAACTATAAACTGCGTCATGTCTTGGGATTGTTTGCTCTTTCGTATGTAGCAAAAGATGTGCTGAATGATTGTTTTAATTATGATACTCGGAAGCTCGACGAAGGAGCCGTATATGAACTTATTTGGAACATGAAAGACTTTGACTGGTCAAAGCAGGGTTCCCTGCAAACAATCAGCGGATATGCCGGGTCTAACTATATTGCAAAAGACTTGCTGGAAAAAGCGTACACTGCGAAACAAATGTGA
- a CDS encoding beta-class carbonic anhydrase, producing MERLYEILNFNREFVENKEYEKYQVTRYNDRKIVVVSCMDARLTDLLPRALNAKDGNAKFVKDAGAIVLHPFGSVMRSVIVAVYELNADEVFVVGHHDCGMSSIDPSATIKKMMERGISSETLQTLESAGIDLQKWLHGFDSVEDSVEASVHTIKNHPLLPKNIPVHGLVIDPGTGKLDLIVDGYKSM from the coding sequence TTGGAACGACTGTATGAAATCCTGAACTTTAATCGGGAGTTTGTTGAGAATAAGGAATATGAAAAATATCAAGTAACCAGATACAACGACAGAAAAATTGTTGTCGTGTCCTGTATGGATGCAAGGCTTACCGATCTGCTTCCTCGCGCTTTAAATGCAAAAGACGGAAATGCCAAGTTTGTCAAAGATGCAGGTGCCATTGTGTTGCATCCCTTTGGCAGTGTCATGCGGAGTGTTATCGTCGCAGTCTATGAATTGAATGCCGATGAAGTGTTTGTGGTAGGGCATCATGATTGCGGGATGAGCAGCATTGATCCAAGTGCAACGATCAAAAAAATGATGGAGAGGGGCATATCTTCCGAAACTCTGCAAACACTGGAAAGTGCCGGAATTGATTTGCAAAAATGGCTGCACGGATTCGACAGTGTGGAGGATTCCGTTGAAGCCAGTGTGCATACAATCAAAAACCATCCCCTCCTGCCAAAGAACATTCCGGTTCACGGTCTTGTAATCGATCCCGGAACAGGGAAATTGGATTTGATTGTAGACGGATATAAAAGCATGTAG
- a CDS encoding ABC transporter substrate-binding protein, with product MKDKVKTLADLKGLTIGVTDLGSSTNMLATYNVVKGGNKESDYKPLPVGAGNTLIAAMKQGQIDAAVTSEPTASLLKDQHLAFTFVDMSHKDKAEKALDGGYASTSLYMQRSYVKAHPDVVQKLADAYVRTLKWMSTHTPEQIADKVPHEYWAGNKALYLEALKGQLPMFTTDGKMPAGVPENVRKILSSFKPAVKNIKLDQTYTNTFVDKAAQDLKNK from the coding sequence TTGAAAGATAAAGTCAAAACATTGGCGGATTTGAAAGGATTGACGATTGGTGTAACGGATCTTGGCTCCTCAACGAATATGCTTGCTACATATAATGTAGTCAAAGGAGGCAACAAGGAAAGCGATTATAAACCGTTGCCGGTTGGAGCCGGCAATACGTTGATTGCAGCGATGAAACAAGGACAAATCGATGCAGCCGTCACAAGTGAACCGACAGCTTCCCTGCTGAAAGATCAACATTTGGCTTTCACGTTTGTAGACATGAGCCATAAGGACAAAGCGGAAAAAGCACTCGACGGGGGCTACGCATCAACCAGTCTCTATATGCAAAGGAGTTATGTGAAAGCGCATCCGGATGTCGTACAGAAATTGGCGGACGCATATGTGCGAACATTAAAATGGATGAGCACACATACGCCTGAACAAATTGCCGATAAAGTTCCACATGAATATTGGGCAGGGAATAAAGCGTTGTATCTGGAAGCGCTGAAAGGCCAATTGCCGATGTTTACAACAGATGGGAAAATGCCGGCAGGTGTTCCGGAAAATGTTCGAAAAATTCTGTCTTCATTCAAGCCTGCAGTAAAAAATATAAAACTTGATCAAACATATACAAACACATTTGTCGACAAGGCAGCACAAGATCTGAAAAATAAGTAA
- a CDS encoding PAS domain-containing protein, protein MSVEDRKQPHRTKKRMTLRSKINWLVFLNIILVLTLVISVISYFFIASEFEEAGEQALAVARTVANMKQIRYSHPDPKLIGKIMEKDPGDNGKVLAGHSSITQAMGSLGLSVRGKAPIFDSLHHQIGLVSVGYLVSDIWDKIFAFLVRIAGLGVIALAMGLWGATLLSGHIKRQIFNMEPLEIAFLAQKQASILESIREGIIAVDSEGKISTYNQEAKRLLGLDSADVIGKSIASIIPNSRLPEV, encoded by the coding sequence ATGTCTGTGGAAGACCGGAAACAGCCGCATCGAACCAAAAAACGAATGACTCTGCGATCGAAAATCAATTGGCTGGTATTCTTGAATATTATCCTGGTGTTGACTTTGGTGATATCTGTCATCTCATACTTCTTCATCGCATCAGAATTCGAGGAAGCCGGCGAACAAGCACTGGCTGTAGCCAGAACAGTTGCCAATATGAAGCAAATTCGATACAGTCACCCGGATCCGAAATTGATCGGAAAAATCATGGAAAAAGATCCAGGGGACAATGGAAAAGTACTTGCAGGACATAGCAGCATAACACAAGCAATGGGGAGTCTCGGTCTGTCCGTCCGAGGAAAAGCACCGATCTTCGACAGCTTGCATCATCAGATCGGGCTTGTCTCCGTCGGGTATCTTGTCAGTGATATTTGGGATAAAATTTTTGCATTTCTCGTTCGAATTGCCGGTTTGGGTGTTATTGCATTAGCCATGGGCTTATGGGGCGCCACTCTTTTGTCGGGTCATATCAAGAGACAGATATTTAATATGGAGCCATTAGAAATTGCTTTTCTTGCGCAAAAACAAGCCTCCATTTTAGAATCCATACGGGAAGGAATCATCGCGGTCGACAGCGAAGGAAAAATTTCGACGTATAACCAGGAGGCAAAGCGTTTACTCGGACTCGATTCCGCTGATGTAATCGGGAAATCCATTGCATCGATTATTCCTAATTCCCGACTGCCGGAAGTTTAA
- a CDS encoding response regulator: MKHNPLRVVVVDDDFMIARMHGKFVDKQKDYQLVGTANNCEEALSMIRGCKPNLVLLDVFMPDRSGIELLHEIRLQNIPCDFILITAAKELEVVEEGFRFGVFDYLINPFDLNHLQDSLAKYVQFKRHLSKSTSVDQDTLDNLKRLRSMSHSKPIPSGIDFRTLDRIKHSLLLGNEPKSSEEIAKIAGVSRSTARTYLTYMVEENIVEENLLYGTVGRPQRVFRLK; encoded by the coding sequence GTGAAACACAATCCGCTTCGAGTTGTTGTAGTCGATGACGACTTTATGATCGCGAGAATGCATGGAAAATTTGTAGACAAACAAAAGGACTATCAATTGGTTGGTACAGCAAACAATTGCGAAGAAGCTTTATCAATGATCCGAGGATGCAAACCAAACTTGGTTTTATTGGATGTTTTCATGCCAGATCGATCCGGCATTGAGCTCTTGCATGAAATTCGGCTTCAGAATATCCCTTGTGACTTTATTCTAATTACCGCGGCAAAAGAACTGGAAGTCGTAGAAGAGGGTTTTCGATTTGGAGTGTTTGACTACCTCATCAATCCATTTGATTTAAATCATTTGCAGGATTCCCTTGCGAAATATGTGCAGTTTAAACGCCACCTCTCGAAGTCAACCAGCGTAGATCAAGATACGTTGGACAATCTTAAGCGGCTGCGCTCCATGTCCCACTCCAAGCCGATTCCTTCAGGAATTGATTTTCGAACGTTAGATCGCATCAAACATAGTTTACTCCTTGGCAACGAGCCGAAAAGCTCTGAGGAAATTGCAAAAATCGCAGGAGTAAGCCGATCAACCGCCCGTACATATCTCACATATATGGTTGAAGAGAACATCGTGGAAGAAAATTTGTTATACGGAACTGTCGGTCGCCCACAGCGGGTTTTTCGTTTAAAATAG